A single Acidobacteriota bacterium DNA region contains:
- a CDS encoding sulfatase, translated as MLRKHFVLAAVLVAALGCAAEPATEQASRPPNVVFILADDLGYGDVGIYGSEIIDTPNIDELARGGVRFEAGYVTAAVCSPSRAGLMTGRYPQRQGYEFNPSGRDYGLNPDETTLAEVMRSAGYATGAVGKWQLGWGDGKHPLDRGFDEFFGMQSGTIYIEPSAEGVENWSPLPLAEVRERPIFRGREVVEESEYLTEVLTREALDFIDRHHDRPFFLYLAHYAPHTPLQATAKYIDRYRHIEDPRVRIFAAMVSAVDDSVGEVRARLREHGVEDDTLIVFLSDNGCAFYLQGGCTNGPLSGGKRWFFEGGIRVPFLLNWPAGVEPGQVYEPAVSSLDLLPTFAAAAGAPLPEKPLDGVDLLPYLRGEVDGVPHETLFWRAGPNRAVRRGDWKLWQVNRASEEQVASLQLLGALFPDWEAPHGSPLGQLNRLHDLANDLGERSPVADDEQAILDELRRALDAWEGELVEPRWWSNRGTAGTVDDEAIELIF; from the coding sequence GTGTTGCGTAAACACTTCGTACTGGCGGCGGTCCTCGTCGCCGCACTCGGCTGCGCCGCGGAGCCGGCCACCGAACAGGCAAGCCGCCCGCCCAACGTCGTCTTCATCCTCGCCGACGACCTCGGCTACGGCGACGTCGGCATCTACGGCAGCGAGATCATCGACACCCCGAACATCGACGAACTCGCCCGCGGCGGCGTCCGCTTCGAGGCCGGCTACGTCACCGCGGCCGTCTGCAGCCCGTCCCGGGCCGGCCTGATGACCGGCCGCTACCCGCAGCGGCAGGGCTACGAGTTCAACCCGTCGGGACGGGACTACGGCCTGAACCCGGACGAGACGACGCTGGCCGAGGTCATGCGCTCCGCCGGTTACGCGACCGGCGCCGTCGGCAAGTGGCAGCTCGGCTGGGGCGACGGCAAGCACCCCCTCGACCGCGGCTTCGACGAGTTCTTCGGCATGCAGAGCGGCACGATCTACATTGAGCCGTCCGCCGAAGGGGTCGAGAACTGGAGCCCGCTGCCGCTCGCCGAGGTGCGGGAGCGCCCCATCTTCCGCGGCCGGGAGGTCGTCGAGGAGAGTGAGTACCTGACGGAGGTCTTGACCCGCGAAGCGCTCGATTTCATCGACCGGCACCACGACCGGCCCTTCTTTCTCTACCTCGCCCACTACGCGCCGCACACCCCGCTGCAGGCGACCGCGAAGTACATCGACCGCTACCGGCACATCGAGGACCCGAGGGTGCGCATCTTCGCGGCCATGGTCTCGGCCGTCGACGACAGCGTGGGCGAGGTCAGGGCCCGGCTGCGGGAGCACGGCGTCGAGGACGACACCCTGATCGTCTTCCTCTCCGACAACGGCTGCGCCTTCTACCTCCAGGGCGGGTGCACCAACGGTCCGCTCAGCGGCGGCAAGCGCTGGTTCTTCGAGGGCGGCATCCGCGTGCCCTTCCTGCTGAACTGGCCGGCGGGCGTGGAGCCGGGACAGGTCTACGAGCCGGCGGTGTCGTCGCTCGACCTGCTGCCGACGTTTGCCGCCGCTGCCGGCGCGCCGCTTCCCGAGAAGCCGCTTGACGGCGTCGACCTCCTTCCCTACCTGCGCGGCGAGGTCGACGGCGTTCCCCACGAGACCCTGTTCTGGCGGGCCGGCCCGAACCGCGCCGTCCGTCGCGGCGACTGGAAGCTCTGGCAGGTCAACCGCGCCTCGGAGGAACAGGTCGCTTCGCTCCAGTTGCTCGGCGCTCTCTTCCCTGACTGGGAAGCGCCCCACGGGTCGCCGCTCGGCCAGTTGAACCGGCTGCACGACCTGGCGAACGACCTCGGCGAGCGGTCCCCCGTCGCCGACGACGAGCAGGCCATCCTCGACGAACTCCGGCGCGCTCTCGACGCCTGGGAAGGCGAACTCGTCGAGCCGCGGTGGTGGAGCAACCGGGGTACCGCCGGCACGGTCGACGACGAGGCGATCGAGCTCATCTTCTGA
- a CDS encoding 2-oxoacid:acceptor oxidoreductase family protein has protein sequence MSVDASPTGGIVERVGGAGTGGAGLLTCLKTLGYAAAAKGWHMAYTSDYNPETRGGLVEGTVVLSSDEPIDNPVIETYTAVLAFDHAGYLSYGPGVEPGGLILWDSSRVRNPPALEGVRSYGVPVFQLARDGGAPGLANMGMLGLYNLIVGHFTIDELLAGMEDYLPVWRHKLLPGNRAVLEAVSQIDPEEYRVA, from the coding sequence ATGAGCGTCGACGCGAGTCCGACCGGGGGCATCGTGGAGCGTGTCGGCGGCGCCGGCACCGGCGGCGCAGGGCTCCTGACCTGCCTCAAGACGCTCGGCTACGCGGCGGCCGCGAAGGGCTGGCACATGGCCTACACCTCCGACTACAACCCGGAGACCCGTGGCGGCCTGGTCGAGGGCACGGTCGTCCTCTCGAGCGACGAGCCGATCGACAACCCGGTGATCGAGACCTACACCGCGGTGCTCGCGTTCGACCACGCCGGCTACCTGTCGTACGGCCCGGGCGTCGAACCCGGCGGGCTCATCCTCTGGGACAGCTCCCGGGTCCGGAACCCACCGGCGCTCGAAGGCGTCCGTTCGTACGGCGTTCCCGTCTTCCAGTTGGCCCGCGACGGCGGCGCGCCCGGCCTGGCCAACATGGGCATGCTCGGGCTCTACAACCTGATCGTCGGCCATTTCACCATCGATGAGCTGCTCGCCGGCATGGAGGACTACCTGCCGGTGTGGCGTCACAAGCTGCTACCGGGCAACCGGGCGGTGCTCGAGGCCGTGTCGCAGATCGATCCGGAGGAATACCGTGTTGCGTAA
- a CDS encoding thiamine pyrophosphate-dependent enzyme, with translation MSEPAARAPARYTPPEGVEARKISPQLDVHTGLPSSWCPGCGHGSVSQILCDLVTELDLAEKTILALGVGCGSTIAAQMEVNTVLSPHGRASDTATGVSRMAPERIVVQYSGDGDACGIGLAGLMHACNRRENFIVVIYNNNAYGMTGGQMGPTTTKEVPTTTFQGGRDEEVMGYPMDIIKTLEHFPGVVYAGRCALTSGVRYREASRMIRRAFDIHLAGIKGMKVIDCLGNCNVNWKGGGVTFTPESSNQFIEDQIMKYFQMGEATVPEGYPPIRVR, from the coding sequence GTGAGTGAACCAGCCGCCCGCGCGCCGGCCCGCTACACGCCTCCGGAGGGCGTCGAAGCGCGCAAGATCTCGCCGCAACTCGATGTCCACACCGGGCTGCCGTCGTCCTGGTGCCCCGGTTGCGGGCATGGCTCGGTGAGCCAGATCCTCTGCGACCTGGTGACCGAGCTCGACCTGGCGGAGAAGACGATCCTGGCGCTGGGCGTCGGCTGCGGCTCGACGATCGCGGCGCAGATGGAGGTGAACACCGTGCTCTCGCCGCACGGCCGCGCCAGCGACACGGCGACCGGCGTTTCCCGCATGGCGCCCGAGCGGATCGTCGTCCAGTACTCAGGCGACGGCGATGCCTGCGGCATCGGCCTGGCGGGCCTGATGCACGCCTGCAACCGGCGCGAGAACTTCATCGTCGTCATCTACAACAACAACGCCTACGGCATGACGGGCGGCCAGATGGGCCCGACGACGACGAAGGAGGTGCCGACGACCACCTTCCAGGGTGGCCGCGACGAGGAGGTCATGGGCTATCCCATGGACATCATCAAGACGCTGGAGCACTTCCCCGGCGTCGTGTACGCGGGGCGTTGCGCGTTGACTTCGGGTGTTCGCTACCGCGAGGCGAGCCGGATGATCCGGCGCGCGTTCGACATCCACCTCGCCGGCATCAAGGGGATGAAGGTCATCGACTGTCTCGGCAACTGCAACGTGAACTGGAAGGGCGGCGGCGTGACCTTCACGCCGGAGAGCTCGAACCAGTTCATCGAAGACCAGATCATGAAGTACTTCCAGATGGGTGAGGCGACGGTGCCCGAGGGCTACCCGCCGATCCGGGTCCGATGA
- a CDS encoding 3-methyl-2-oxobutanoate dehydrogenase subunit beta — translation MSEQPFVPPIGKPTMGAHAMGIGAMAAGLDYFAGYPITPQTELLEYVAEALPEQGGVFQQLGDEISSVMAVFGAAACGKRAMTASVGPGLTLMIDGLTNAAGAETPMVLGALTRAHVGVSGGLYPAQSDIRMLRGLGNGDYQLPLFAPSTITETVQLTAEAFDVADLYSIPAVVCIDGKMANMIETLQPFEVPERDLPDKSWALDRSLREKRRVVGAARTPELDTMVCYEIQHKLERMRAEETRWDSYRCDDAEFVVVAYGIMARIAKEVVKQAREEGIKVGLFRPVTLFPFPEAPLGELASQVREVLTVEINFGQVLTDVRLAVAGRCPVQFFGQPALAIPARAVLAAIRQMTAGQPVEPRGFHDVHPTAFHLADTHPPARKQMLDQLAARRGQEGAQAMLDNLLGIRKNTVIPEVGRE, via the coding sequence ATGAGCGAGCAACCCTTCGTGCCGCCGATCGGCAAGCCGACGATGGGCGCCCACGCGATGGGCATCGGCGCGATGGCCGCGGGCCTCGACTACTTCGCCGGCTACCCGATCACGCCGCAGACCGAACTGCTCGAGTACGTCGCCGAAGCCCTGCCCGAGCAGGGCGGCGTCTTCCAGCAACTCGGCGACGAGATCTCGAGCGTGATGGCGGTGTTCGGTGCCGCCGCCTGCGGCAAGCGGGCGATGACCGCGTCGGTCGGCCCGGGGCTGACCCTCATGATCGACGGCCTGACGAACGCCGCCGGGGCCGAAACGCCGATGGTGCTGGGGGCGCTCACTCGCGCCCATGTGGGCGTCTCGGGCGGTCTCTATCCGGCGCAGTCGGACATCCGCATGCTCCGCGGTCTCGGCAACGGCGACTACCAGTTGCCTTTGTTCGCGCCGTCCACGATCACCGAGACGGTGCAGCTCACGGCCGAGGCCTTCGACGTGGCCGACCTCTACAGCATCCCGGCCGTGGTCTGCATCGACGGCAAGATGGCGAACATGATCGAGACGCTGCAGCCGTTCGAGGTGCCGGAACGCGACCTGCCGGACAAGAGCTGGGCGCTCGACCGTTCCCTGCGCGAGAAGCGGCGGGTCGTGGGCGCCGCCCGGACCCCCGAACTCGACACGATGGTCTGCTACGAGATCCAGCACAAGCTGGAGCGGATGCGCGCGGAGGAGACGCGCTGGGACAGCTACCGCTGCGACGACGCGGAGTTCGTCGTCGTCGCCTACGGGATCATGGCCCGGATCGCGAAGGAGGTCGTGAAGCAGGCCCGCGAGGAAGGGATCAAGGTCGGCCTGTTCCGGCCGGTCACCCTGTTCCCGTTCCCGGAAGCGCCGCTCGGGGAGCTCGCCTCCCAGGTCCGCGAGGTCTTGACCGTCGAGATCAACTTCGGCCAGGTCCTCACCGATGTGCGCCTTGCCGTCGCCGGCCGGTGTCCTGTTCAGTTCTTCGGACAGCCGGCTCTGGCAATCCCGGCCCGGGCCGTGCTCGCGGCGATCCGTCAGATGACCGCCGGGCAACCGGTGGAACCCCGGGGCTTCCATGACGTCCATCCGACCGCCTTTCACCTCGCCGACACCCATCCGCCGGCGAGGAAACAGATGCTCGACCAACTCGCCGCCCGGCGCGGACAGGAGGGCGCCCAGGCCATGCTCGACAACCTGCTCGGCATCCGCAAGAACACCGTGATCCCGGAGGTCGGACGTGAGTGA
- a CDS encoding 4Fe-4S dicluster domain-containing protein encodes MSADGASGHLIEAKEVPRPDAQRGYIEIFEQLCKGCDLCIPACPVRIIEPGQGANMMGWRPVIVEADLMKYCIGCNLCAMVCPDQAIEVFRFDQPLPHEELP; translated from the coding sequence GTGTCTGCTGACGGCGCATCGGGCCACCTGATCGAGGCGAAGGAGGTGCCGCGTCCCGACGCGCAGCGCGGCTACATCGAGATCTTCGAGCAGCTCTGCAAGGGCTGCGACCTCTGCATCCCGGCTTGCCCGGTGCGAATCATCGAGCCCGGGCAGGGCGCCAACATGATGGGCTGGCGGCCGGTGATCGTGGAGGCGGACCTGATGAAGTACTGCATCGGCTGCAACCTCTGCGCGATGGTCTGCCCCGACCAGGCGATCGAGGTGTTCCGCTTCGACCAGCCGCTCCCGCACGAGGAACTGCCATGA
- a CDS encoding phosphoglycerate dehydrogenase yields the protein MSGNRGNKVICLVPPGPRDRIARFPDHWEACFVHRNDDLTAELTEGARALLTTHPYLVGRAELELLNGVELIQQVGVGVDNIDVDAARELGVPVCNVPQANAVSVAEYVIMACIFLLRRMADATAALRRFENPYPSLFARGSNEVRGKKLGLVGYGAIAHEVAKRALALEMELLSASAPERERERGLEPGAGERELGVVRLPFEQLLREADVVSVHVPLTGATRDLIGASELALMKPSAFLVNTSRGGIVKEDDLADALAKGRIAGAAIDVFSVEPIRADNPLLGAPNAFLSPHSGGSTNECVINAIRESIANINRVLRGEEPHHRVC from the coding sequence ATGAGCGGAAACCGGGGCAACAAGGTGATCTGTCTCGTGCCGCCGGGTCCGCGTGACCGGATCGCCCGGTTTCCGGATCACTGGGAGGCCTGCTTCGTCCACCGGAACGACGACCTGACCGCCGAGCTGACGGAGGGCGCTCGCGCCCTGCTGACCACGCACCCCTACCTGGTGGGAAGGGCCGAACTGGAACTCCTGAACGGCGTGGAGCTGATCCAGCAGGTCGGGGTCGGCGTCGACAACATCGACGTCGACGCGGCCCGGGAACTCGGTGTCCCGGTGTGCAACGTACCCCAGGCGAACGCCGTGTCGGTGGCCGAGTACGTGATCATGGCGTGCATCTTTCTCTTGCGACGCATGGCGGACGCGACGGCGGCCCTGCGCCGGTTCGAGAACCCCTACCCGTCCCTGTTCGCCCGGGGCAGCAACGAGGTACGTGGCAAGAAGCTGGGACTCGTCGGTTACGGGGCGATTGCGCACGAAGTGGCGAAGCGGGCCCTGGCGCTCGAGATGGAGTTGCTCTCGGCAAGCGCTCCGGAGCGCGAGCGGGAGCGCGGGCTGGAGCCGGGCGCCGGCGAACGTGAGCTCGGCGTCGTCCGGCTTCCGTTCGAGCAGTTGCTGCGGGAGGCCGACGTGGTCAGCGTCCACGTACCGCTCACCGGCGCGACGCGGGATCTGATCGGCGCTTCGGAACTCGCGCTGATGAAGCCTTCGGCGTTCCTGGTCAACACGTCGCGCGGCGGCATCGTGAAGGAGGACGATCTCGCCGACGCGCTGGCGAAGGGCCGGATCGCCGGAGCCGCCATCGACGTCTTCAGCGTCGAGCCGATTCGGGCGGACAACCCGCTGCTCGGCGCGCCGAACGCCTTTCTCTCTCCCCACAGCGGCGGCAGCACGAACGAATGCGTGATAAACGCGATCCGGGAGAGCATCGCCAACATCAACCGCGTCCTGCGCGGGGAGGAGCCGCATCATCGTGTCTGCTGA